Proteins encoded by one window of Aspergillus puulaauensis MK2 DNA, chromosome 4, nearly complete sequence:
- a CDS encoding glutathione S-transferase family protein (COG:O;~EggNog:ENOG410Q1FD;~InterPro:IPR036249,IPR040079,IPR036282,IPR010987, IPR004045,IPR004046;~PFAM:PF13409,PF00043,PF14497,PF13417,PF13410, PF02798;~go_function: GO:0005515 - protein binding [Evidence IEA];~go_process: GO:0006749 - glutathione metabolic process [Evidence IEA]) produces MFGSRAASRLAAIPVPVSTARYSTMAPLTLYSWPTPNGIKASITLEELGLQYKIEPINISTNIQKEDWFLKINPNGRIPAIVDGDQRVFESGAVMLYLADKYDPERKISYAPGSPEYVEQLSWLMFQIGGVGPMMGQAEHFRLFANTRSDYGIKRYIDETKRLYSVLESRLQESPYLAGSKYTIADIANYSWVQIGPVALEIDLAEWPALRKWVEEIKSRDAVKRGTVIPKTDTTPEQLAELFKEARAKIDGLGNTDIQ; encoded by the exons ATGTTCGGTTCACGGGCAGCTTCTAGGCTAGCCGCAATACCCGTACCCGTATCCACTGCTCGGTACTCAACCATGGCACCGCTCACCCTGTACAGCTGGCCCACGCCGAATGGCATCAAGGCATCCATCACGCTGGAAGAGCTAGGCCTGCAGTACAAAATCGAACCTATTAACATTTCCACCAACATCCAGAAAGAGGA ctggttcttgaagataAACCCCAATGGCCGCATCCCCGCCATTGTCGACGGAGACCAACGCGTCTTCGAAAGCGGAGCCGTCATGCTGTATCTCGCCGACAAGTATGACCCGGAAAGAAAGATCAGCTACGCGCCAGGCTCCCCGGAGTATGTGGAGCAGCTATCGTGGCTGATGTTCCAGATTGGAGGTGTCGGGCCGATGATGG GCCAGGCTGAGCACTTCAGGCTCTTCGCCAACACGCGCTCTGACTACGGCATCAAGCGGTATATCGACGAGACCAAACGTCTCTACTCTGTACTTGAGTCCCGGCTCCAGGAAAGCCCCTACCTGGCTGGTTCGAAATATACTATCGCCGATATTGCGAACTATTCATGGGTCCAGATCGGCCCGGTTGCCCTGGAGATTGACCTGGCCGAGTGGCCGGCGCTGCGGAAGtgggtggaggagatcaagagCCGCGACGCCGTGAAGAGGGGAACTGTTATACCGAAGACTGATACGACGCCTGAACAGTTGGCCGAGCTGTTTAAGGAGGCTCGTGCGAAGATTGATGGTTTGGGAAATACGGATATACAGTAG
- a CDS encoding glutathione S-transferase family protein (COG:S;~EggNog:ENOG410PQJ5;~InterPro:IPR036249,IPR004045,IPR036282;~PFAM:PF13417,PF02798;~go_function: GO:0005515 - protein binding [Evidence IEA];~go_process: GO:0006749 - glutathione metabolic process [Evidence IEA]) produces the protein MAHIFKIHCTSDLTHSSHSLDEKGYEPGEYAVKQVGLLDAENFNPEYIKINPNGTIPSLTSVSLSEPLIESADIVKYLDSNRPNGSPLFPADARLASKVEELITHVHQPHLSTNLILLQARDPAELGKKTTSPMKDFVNKRQEKLIKYGSSHPEIPLYAMRTPDNGHLYRLYNTAKISPEHEQFFEASRQAYKDYAAGLDKLDSMLVLPYAVGEHLTAADVHIIPWLAHALWAAGAKSIDDLEPLRSLVGRSVPGFEFGENIKTWWGNIAARESFKINYPSLH, from the exons ATGGCACATATCTTCAAGATCCACTGCACATCTGACTTGACGCATAGTTCACACT CCCTCGACGAAAAGGGATACGAGCCTGGCGAGTACGCAGTCAAGCAGGTTGGTCTCT TGGATGCTGAGAATTTCAATCCCGAATACATCAAAATCAATCCAAACGGCACCATTCCGTCCTTAACATCCGTATCCCTATCAGAGCCTCTTATCGAAAGCGCAGACATTGTAAAGTATCTAGACTCCAACCGTCCCAACGGTTCTCCTTTATTCCCAGCCGATGCCAGGCTAGCCTCCAAAGTTGAAGAATTGATTACGCACGTTCATCAACCGCATCTCTCAAcaaacctcatcctcctacAGGCCCGGGATCCAGCAGAACTCggcaaaaaaacaacaagTCCCATGAAAGACTTCGTTAACAAGCGGCAGGAAAAGCTCATCAAGTATGGTTCATCGCATCCTGAAATCCCACTATATGCAATGCGCACCCCAGACAATGGACACTTATATCGTCTGTACAATACTGCTAAGATTTCACCTGAACATGAACAGTTCTTTGAAGCCTCGCGCCAGGCGTATAAGGATTATGCTGCTGGGCTCGACAAGCTCGATTCCATGCTCGTGCTACCCTACGCGGTTGGCGAGCATCTTACGGCCGCCGATGTGCATATTATACCCTGGTTGGCTCATGCGCTGTGGGCGGCTGGGGCAAAATCTATTGATGACTTGGAGCCTCTAAGGAGTCTTGTCGGGAGATCTGTACCGGGCTTTGAATTTGGGGAGAATATCAAGACATGGTGGGGGAATATTGCGGCAAGGGAGagttttaaaattaattatcCCTCCTTGCATTAA
- a CDS encoding uncharacterized protein (COG:M;~EggNog:ENOG410PV9V;~InterPro:IPR002110,IPR027417,IPR007111,IPR036770, IPR020683;~PFAM:PF13857,PF05729,PF12796,PF00023,PF13637, PF13606;~go_function: GO:0005515 - protein binding [Evidence IEA]) → MKSLQLLTTGVQKPIEEQRRDLLLWLGTVFPDNEYHAALSLKLHGTCSWILHRTQFQEWLSMAQHDGPKVLWIRGGPGCGKTILTASIVEHLSSDTGIASPVVYFFCTSEDESRRDPDFIPRSWLAQLLNRYDDAVKIGLSTYEPNKYRTATTSEVWEILGRICQNIRQCIFIIDGLDECEPHQQQQQPWLSTTERFLEDLWKFAVVSPVKILISSRKDAEIFSNIRSTCQDCITFFEYDIWPEDTSNDIMEFSKTVVHNRLKVNKDQDLIEEISRETARRGSGMFLWVRLLGLQLDPGKNKTQLRQAVIKMPRGLEQTYRREVEFIMKLDEEERARAMSILRWILFARRPLTVHELTEALLSEESSTSSYPSSGLPDSWDEYYVNGMIRKLCRSLIDVRGDPADSSMETHTVHFMHSSVREFLTHHIAAATEHGISFTEACKEHEVLARTCLSYLCYEELTISSGIDSKVSDFPFTLYASREWSAHLTSSGNISHEIEALIRKLLDPATCRWKVWSNLVLPGRVDSLSREGTDKPIPTGPLFWASYLGLRNTVQWLLSLNVDINASDKRYGSALQAAASRGHIKTLQLLIESGADVNISGGKYFYAIIIAVKICPPERLKEVIGILLEAGADIDSCDGDGRNALHYASLTGLTEAAAFLIQHGACIDASDRNGWTALLLASAHGYPQLADLLVTKGANMEAVNKEGQTPLFIAVKMNHHDTLKCLLQQGAQVNCKTGDYDFVPLHIAAAKGSIEAITTLVHHGALVDTKAKGQPPMTPLSVAAFDGHVSIVQFLIEHGAVVTDSVSEHPTPLVFGIAGKRYPVVKFFLDHGAPVGTTIYSGYTPLHIAAYTGQVDIIQLLLLHGAAVDAVTTGGATPLTTAIAAGNTLAVSCLLEHNATLEPSTNKASPLTVAIKHGFLEIVQLLLQHGVNPEAYDLGQITPLMAAVSWGRGEIVRLLLQYGARPEPQNKDSVTFILLAIKQGHTDVVQTLIEHFPDLNPDPSTYLLCAIEFDRPDVARMLLEREPYKVLAKDPFYVAFAASKGRDAITQSLIQHSMEIDVID, encoded by the coding sequence ATGAAGTCTTTGCAGCTCCTTACCACTGGTGTCCAGAAACCGATCGAGGAGCAACGTCGGGACCTTCTTCTCTGGCTTGGTACCGTATTTCCCGACAATGAATATCATGCTGCGCTGTCCTTGAAACTGCATGGAACCTGCTCTTGGATTTTACACCGCACCCAATTTCAGGAATGGCTCTCAATGGCTCAGCATGATGGTCCAAAGGTTCTGTGGATTCGCGGCGGCCCCGGCTGCGGGAAGACAATCCTCACTGCCTCGATTGTCGAGCATTTATCTTCAGATACTGGCATAGCTTCTCCTGTAGTCTATTTCTTCTGTACAAGCGAAGATGAATCGCGACGTGATCCAGATTTCATTCCTCGCTCGTGGCTTGCACAACTGCTAAACCGGTATGATGATGCCGTGAAGATAGGTTTATCGACATACGAGCCGAACAAATACCGTACTGCTACCACTTCTGAGGTTTGGGAGATACTTGGTCGCATCTGTCAGAACATTCGGCAATGCATATTTATTATCGACGGCCTTGACGAGTGTGAGCcacatcagcaacaacaacagccatGGCTTTCCACTACAGAACGATTCCTGGAGGATCTTTGGAAATTTGCAGTAGTTTCACCGGTTAAGATCCTTATATCTAGCAGAAAGGATGCTGAGATCTTTTCCAACATTCGATCAACTTGCCAGGATTGTATCACCTTCTTTGAATACGATATTTGGCCTGAGGACACGAGCAACGATATAATGGAGTTCTCCAAAACCGTTGTTCATAACCGACTCAAAGTAAACAAGGACCAGGATCTGATAGAGGAAATATCTAGAGAGACTGCTCGCAGAGGCAGTGGTATGTTCCTTTGGGTTCGACTTCTGGGGTTGCAGCTCGATCCTGGGAAGAACAAGACTCAACTTCGGCAAGCCGTGATCAAAATGCCCAGGGGATTGGAACAAACGTATAGGAGAGAGGTCGAATTCATTATGAAactcgatgaagaagaaagggcAAGGGCTATGAGTATTCTACGATGGATTCTATTCGCCCGACGACCTCTCACAGTTCATGAGCTGACAGAGGCTCTCCTCTCGGAAGAAagttcaacttcctcctATCCATCCAGCGGCTTGCCAGATAGTTGGGACGAGTACTATGTTAACGGTATGATAAGAAAGCTCTGTCGATCATTAATCGATGTTCGAGGGGACCCTGCAGATTCCTCGATGGAAACACATACAGTTCACTTCATGCATTCGTCTGTCAGGGAGTTTCTAACACACCATATAGCAGCTGCAACAGAACATGGGATATCATTTACAGAAGCATGCAAGGAGCACGAAGTCCTCGCAAGAACATGTTTATCCTACCTGTGTTATGAGGAGCTAACCATCTCCAGTGGTATAGATAGTAAAGTCAGTGATTTCCCGTTCACACTTTATGCATCTCGAGAGTGGTCGGCACACTTGACCAGCAGTGGCAATATCTCCCACGAGATCGAAGCCCTGATTCGAAAGCTGCTGGATCCGGCTACCTGTCGCTGGAAGGTCTGGTCAAACCTCGTCCTTCCCGGGAGAGTCGATTCTCTCTCAAGAGAAGGCACCGACAAACCAATACCAACAGGCCCTTTGTTTTGGGCATCCTACCTAGGCCTTAGGAATACAGTGCAGTGGCTTTTGTCGCTTAATGTTGACATCAACGCCTCTGACAAGAGATACGGATCAGCACTGCAAGCTGCGGCTTCCCGTGGCCATATAAAGACACTTCAGCTTCTGATAGAAAGTGGCGCTGATGTTAACATCTCCGGCGGCAAATATTTCTATGCGATAATTATAGCTGTCAAAATATGTCCACCTGAAAGGTTAAAAGAAGTCATTGGTATACTTCTTGAAGCAGGCGCGGATATTGACTCctgtgatggtgatggaaGAAATGCATTACATTATGCCTCTCTCACTGGGTTGACCGAAGCGGCGGCTTTTCTAATCCAACATGGTGCTTGCATCGATGCCTCTGATAGGAATGGATGGACAGCCCTTCTTTTAGCTTCTGCCCATGGATACCCCCAGCTTGCTGATCTCCTCGTTACGAAAGGAGCCAACATGGAGGCTGTGAACAAGGAGGGCCAAACGCCATTATTTATAGCAGTGAAAATGAATCACCACGACACCCTCAAgtgccttcttcaacaaggcGCGCAAGTGAACTGTAAGACAGGTGATTATGACTTTGTACCCCTTCACATTGCAGCAGCAAAGGGGTCCATCGAAGCGATTACGACTCTTGTCCATCATGGAGCCCTCGTCGACACAAAGGCAAAAGGCCAGCCGCCAATGACACCATTATCTGTTGCAGCCTTCGATGGCCACGTCTCAATTGTCCAGTTTCTTATTGAGCATGGCGCAGTTGTCACTGACTCGGTTTCTGAGCACCCGACGCCCTTGGTATTTGGTATTGCAGGGAAACGCTATCCGGTTGTTAAATTCTTTCTGGATCATGGAGCACCTGTGGGCACCACCATTTATAGCGGATATACGCCATTGCATATTGCAGCTTATACGGGACAGGTGGACATtatccagctgcttctcctgcaCGGCGCTGCTGTAGATGCTGTGACGACAGGCGGTGCAACACCGCTGACGACGGCTATTGCGGCTGGAAATACTCTCGCAGTCAGCTGCTTGCTCGAGCACAACGCGACGCTCGAGCCCTCAACCAACAAAGCTTCGCCGCTCACTGTTGCCATTAAGCATGGCTTCTTAGAAATTGTGCAGTTGTTGCTTCAGCATGGCGTGAACCCAGAAGCATACGATCTCGGGCAAATCACGCCTCTAATGGCTGCTGTCTCATGGGGCCGTGGCGAAATTGTCCGCCTTCTGCTGCAATATGGTGCTCGCCCAGAGCCACAAAATAAAGACAGTGTCACGTTCATTCTTTTGGCGATCAAACAGGGGCACACTGATGTTGTCCAAACACTCATTGAGCATTTTCCTGATTTAAATCCAGACCCCTCCACATATCTCCTGTGTGCGATTGAGTTCGACCGCCCGGATGTTGCCAGGATGCTTCTTGAGCGTGAACCGTATAAAGTTCTAGCAAAAGACCCATTCTATGTGGCCTTTGCCGCGTCCAAGGGACGTGACGCTATAACTCAAAGTCTGATTCAGCACTCAATGGAAATAGACGTGATTGACTAG
- a CDS encoding uncharacterized protein (COG:T;~EggNog:ENOG410Q5KN;~InterPro:IPR000719,IPR011009;~PFAM:PF00069;~go_function: GO:0004672 - protein kinase activity [Evidence IEA];~go_function: GO:0005524 - ATP binding [Evidence IEA];~go_process: GO:0006468 - protein phosphorylation [Evidence IEA]) produces the protein MCPDDIQHSPFTDDPYLNLPVIGIGMTGIVYEIGESRVVKKAKQSQLRDAGDAEYMTEMNQKILENEIQVFKRLGTREGIIPHFNISRYGIELARAQADLETYLETHPEREDMLKVEWMLSLIRTFSYIHSCKVFVDDIALRNVLIIDDQLKLADFGQSILLPLDCDIAFANENDLNVQIEILHLGWILYSIASWQVHKYYFFDENPDLCWPTSFPNTDGVLFGMIIKKCWLGEYASMDHVRTEALNCLPGKGCES, from the coding sequence ATGTGTCCTGACGATATTCAGCACTCTCCGTTTACTGATGATCCATATCTTAACCTCCCGGtgattggcattggcatgACTGGGATTGTTTACGAGATAGGGGAAAGCCGCGTTGTTAAAAAAGCCAAGCAATCTCAACTCCGAGACGCCGGAGACGCAGAGTACATGACCGAAATGAACCAAAAGATTTTGGAGAATGAAATCCAGGTCTTTAAACGCCTGGGCACCCGGGAGGGGATTATCCCTCACTTTAATATATCTCGGTATGGGATCGAGCTAGCCCGTGCACAAGCAGATCTTGAAACATATCTAGAAACCCATCCAGAGCGCGAAGACATGTTGAAGGTTGAGTGGATGTTAAGTCTTATTAGGACTTTCTCATATATCCACTCTTGCAAGGTATTTGTGGATGATATTGCTCTTCGCAATGTTTTGATTATAGACGACCAGCTCAAGCTCGCAGACTTTGGCCAGTCTATCTTGTTACCACTCGATTGCGATATCGCTTTTGCAAACGAAAATGATCTGAATGTTCAAATTGAGATACTACACCTTGGCTGGATTCTCTACTCTATTGCTTCGTGGCAGGTCCACAAGTACTATTTTTTTGATGAGAACCCTGATCTTTGCTGGCCTACTTCATTCCCAAATACTGATGGTGTTCTCTTTGGAATGATCATCAAAAAGTGTTGGCTTGGTGAATACGCGAGCATGGATCATGTAAGGACTGAAGCACTCAATTGCTTGCCAGGCAAGGGCTGTGAATCTTGA
- a CDS encoding 5'-methylthioadenosine/S-adenosylhomocysteine nucleosidase family protein (COG:M;~EggNog:ENOG410Q2PS;~InterPro:IPR000845,IPR035994;~PFAM:PF01048;~go_function: GO:0003824 - catalytic activity [Evidence IEA];~go_process: GO:0009116 - nucleoside metabolic process [Evidence IEA]) codes for MLDEIHEPLEQERADYNTYTLGSIGHHNVVIAGLHQPGNSSATSVVTQIRNTFSDINCVLLVGIGGGVPVKTNSGIIRLGDVVVSKPAGEYPGVVQYDHGKAEVGVFKRTGALPPPPAVLLHAAQDFAVNRTLTGELMDPLTTSLSRISSDGRLRGFQFPGRMNDFLYQSDYVHLGAGELCSECNCDSRERIKHDYGVDEAYVQVHRGIIASGEFVIKDAMKRDQLAAQYGILCFETEAAGVLADMPCLVIRGVSDYCDSHKNDQWHGYAAATAAAYARELVLRMPIYKSKKSVG; via the exons ATGCTGGATGAGATACATGAGCCTCTTGAGCAGGAGCGAGCCGACTACAACACATATACATTGGGGAGTATTGGCCATCACAACGTTGTAATCGCAGGACTACACCAACCAGGGAACAGCTCAGCCACGTCGGTGGTGACTCAAATCCGGAACACCTTTTCAGATATAAATTGTGTTCTTCTCGTCGGTATAGGAGGGGGTGTGCCTGTCAAGACCAACAGTGGCATCATCCGACTAGGGGATGTTGTCGTGAGCAAGCCAGCTGGTGAATATCCCGGGGTTGTACAATATGACCACGGAAAGGCTGAAGTGGGCGTGTTTAAACGTACCGGCGcactcccaccacccccggCAGTTTTGCTCCATGCCGCACAGGATTTTGCTGTGAACCGTACATTGACAGGCGAGTTGATGGACCCTCTGACGACATCGCTTTCGCGCATCAGCAGTGATGGGCGACTCAGGGGGTTTCAGTTTCCTGGTCGAATGAATGACTTTCTATATCAGAGCGATTATGTTCACCTGGGCGCCGGGGAATTATGCAGCGAATGCAACTGCGATTCTCGTGAGCGCATAAAACACGATTACGGCGTCGATGAGGCATATGTACAGGTCCATCGAGGCATTATAGCATCAGGCGAGTTTGTCATCAAAGATGCGATGAAACGGGACCAATTGGCCGCCCAGTATGGCATCCTATGCTTTGAAACAGAGGCAGCGGGTGTGCTGGCGGATATGCCTTGCTTGGTGATACGAGGAGTTTCGGACTACTGCGATTCACATAAAAATGATCAATGGCATGGGTATGCTGCAGCAACCGCCGCTGCATATGCCCGAGAGCTCGTCCTTCGAATGCCAATATACAAATCGAAGAAGTCGGTGG GATAA
- a CDS encoding uncharacterized protein (COG:S;~EggNog:ENOG410Q2F7;~InterPro:IPR027443,IPR005123;~PFAM:PF03171;~go_function: GO:0016491 - oxidoreductase activity [Evidence IEA];~go_process: GO:0055114 - oxidation-reduction process [Evidence IEA]): MAANILPLLRLCDLNCSPSQALITEIKSAFRQYGAIRLEIPEDIRYHPGGVFQHASEFFDKPADIKKQIQGYSPFASESVRGKAVFPKESIYFFREGTEHEDLKYLTPEFYHSVKALNDIWTPLRLRALNVISGMLGSKAPLTGTAFLESATLGVHYYDSRTVHDDTLFSPPHKDSGTLTVLFRSFNGNDGLEIADLQTTEKQDSEGVGSEASFISTPAHDEAPYVILMAGNRFQTLLGSGRARACVHRVRGPGSGVYNDCGVQRYSIAVFCAPSVPSTRRSTP; encoded by the exons ATGGCTGCGAATATACTGCCTCTTCTACGTCTTTGTGACTTGAACTGCTCTCCATCTCAGGCCTTGATCACTGAAATAAAGTCTGCTTTTCGTCAGTACGGAGCTATTCGCCTAGAGATCCCCGAAGACATCCGGTATCATCCTGGTGGTGTATTCCAGCAT GCCTCGGAGTTCTTTGACAAACCAGCCGATATCAAGAAACAGATACAAGGATACTCTCCGTTTGCCTCAGAAAGTGTTCGAGGCAAAGCTGTATTTCCCAAAGAGAGTATCTATTTCTTTCGTGAAGGCACGGAGCACGAGGACCTTAAATATCTCACGCCAGAATTTTACCATTCAGTGAAAGCCCTAAATGAC ATATGGACACCTTTAAGACTGCGCGCATTGAATGTCATATCTGGGATGCTAGGCTCGAAAGCACCATTAACAGGAACTGCGTTTCTTGAATCTGCTACATTAGGGGTCCACTATTACGATTCGAGAACTGTTCATGACGACACTCTTTTCAGTCCTCCACATAAGGATAGCGGGACGTTGACTGTTTTATTCCGCTCTTTTAATGGAAATGACGGTCTGGAAATTGCTGATCTCCAAACAACCGAAAAGCAAGATAGTGAAGGTGTAGGGTCAGAGGCATCTTTTATATCCACTCCTGCACACGATGAAGCGCCTTATGTAATTCTCATGGCAGGCAACAGATTTCAGACCTTGCTTGGGAGTGGTCGAGCTCGGGCTTGCGTGCATAGAGTACGTGGTCCTGGCTCAGGGGTTTATAATGATTGTGGAGTACAGCGATACAGCATTGCGGTTTTCTGTGCTCCTTCTGTGCCATCCACACGGCGCTCAACCCCCTGA
- a CDS encoding FAD-dependent oxidoreductase (COG:S;~EggNog:ENOG410PM0T;~InterPro:IPR036188,IPR002938;~TransMembrane:8 (n3-14c19/20o448-468i480-497o517-538i559-576o582-601i631-655o667-687i699-723o);~go_function: GO:0071949 - FAD binding [Evidence IEA]) produces MPVFTVVIIGGSVAGLTLANILERYGIEYVLLERYKMIAPQLGASLGVLPYGCQILEQLGVNEQVQALGEMVESMEVFGPDGVRLSAQETFGKLLMDLTGYKFSFLDRRELVQVLYDNLQDKSKVHVSKELLEIKQLETGVTVTTTDGTVFTGNVLVGADGVHSRTRQEMWRIADSEDPGYGAKQMAKSAIVCMYKCMFGIADRPEGMANDRGYKTYHKERSYLHQTGREGKMYFFAFSKNAEVTIDQEIPRYTAEDENAMAKTQGNDILFPGLTFGDLYQRRRNTVLVPLQEYVLDKCFYKRAILIGDSFHKMNPLTGQGGNSAIEDAAMLGDLLKEALDCSPQPTNELIRAQFTQFQEERKYRTKLLADGAHSLQRLEALETPFLEFVALKIVSKQGLDKMAPMFAAMCSPGHILKYLPRPLHEGVVARDSDVIAKPRQRSYSSTAFWAILTLIVACFSVNTGQSLSIEGTAAVSDPMSDYTFVCMMAFNGLWVVESHRPGLSGGLLCSSIPYILASVILGWHVVVPIYFAIYIYLSQPRSFYYPNPRAIDLRAAECLPMGFLMMYFVPILLILKPATIAVSSWIFPVAHFGLPIFVSIGQKISTKAPPSADIVESLYGTRDMPYLSQFYNLAFFFTSMLHIIVGSRIFAYAWNATALKEMTYSAGVQPACLATTIMIWCVFTAWDLRRTNAIQTPIFIVIPSLLLGSVCFGPAAVLIGVWKWREIALERTRKR; encoded by the exons ATGCCTGTCTTCACGGTCGTCATTATAGGAGGAAGCGTTGCGGGTTTGACCCTGGCAAATATCCTTGAGCGCTATGGCATCGAGTACGTCCTGCTTGAGAGATATAAAATGATTGCTCCTCAGCTGGGTGCGAGTCTCGGCGTCTTGCCTTACGGTTGTCAAATACTTGAGCAGCTGGGCGTCAACGAGCAGGTCCAGGCCTTGGGTGAAATGGTGGAGTCAATGGAAGTCTTTGGGCCAGATGGTGTTCGACTCAGCGCTCAGGAGACCTTCGGCAAGCTACTTATGGACCT AACCGGGTACAAATTCAGCTTTCTGGATCGTCGGGAGCTGGTCCAAGTCCTGTATGATAATCTTCAGGACAAGTCGAAGGTCCATGTGTCGAAGGAGCTCTTGGAGATCAAGCAGCTGGAAACTGGGGTGACAGTCACGACAACAGACGGCACTGTATTTACTGGAAATGTCCTTGTTGGCGCAGACGGCGTTCACAGCCGGACAAGACAGGAAATGTGGAGGATTGCCGACTCAGAGGATCCAGGTTACGGGGCTAAGCAAATGGCTAAAT CAGCTATTGTCTGCATGTATAAATGCATGTTCGGAATCGCAGATCGACCTGAAGGAATGGCTAATGACCGTGGCTACAAAACGTACCACAAGGAGCGTTCTTACTTGCACCAAACCGGCCGCGAGGGAAAGATGTACTTCTTTGCGTTTAGTAAAAACGCTGAAGTGACCATTGACCAAGAAATCCCCCGATATACCGCTGAGGATGAAAACGCCATGGCAAAGACACAAGGAAATGATATTCTGTTCCCGGGTCTTACATTCGGGGATCTTTACCAGAGACGCCGGAATACAGTTCTTGTTCCATTGCAAGAATATGTGCTTGACAAATGCTTTTACAAGCGTGCTATTCTGATTGGCGATTCTTTTCACAAG atGAACCCCCTCACTGGACAAGGTGGAAATTCTGCCATTGAGGACGCAGCAATGCTCGGGGATCTACTGAAAGAGGCTCTGGACTGCAGTCCCCAACCAACAAATGAGTTGATTCGTGCGCAATTTACTCAATTCCAAGAGGAGCGAAAATATCGCACAAAGTTATTGGCAGACGGGGCGCATTCGCTGCAACGCCTCGAAGCACTCGAAACCCCGTTTCTGGAGTTCGTGGCTCTGAAAATTGTAAGCAAGCAGGGTCTTGATAAGATGGCGCCCATGTTTGCCGCAATGTGCTCTCCTGGGCACATCTTGAAGTATCTACCGAGACCATTGCACGAAGGTGTTGTGGCACGGGACAGCGATGTGATTGCAAAGCCAAGACAACGTTCATATTCTTCAACAGCGTTTTGGGCCATTCTCACTCTGATTGTCGCCTGTTTTTCCGTGAATACTGGACAATCTCTCAGTATAGAAGGCACCGCGGCTGTCAGTGATCCCATGTCAGACTACACCTTTGTCTGCATGATGGCCTTTAATGGCTTATGGGTGGTTGAATCGCATCGCCCAGGCTTGTCAGGAGGGCTCCTGTGCAG TTCCATTCCATACATTCTCGCTTCTGTAATCTTAGGGTGGCATGTGGTCGTCCCAATCTACTTTGCTATTTACATCTACCTCAGCCAACCACGGTCCTTCTACTATCCCAACCCGCGAGCGATCGACCTGCGCGCTGCCGAATGTCTTCCCATGGGATTCTTGATGATGTACTTCGTGCCCATTCTCTTGATCCTGAAGCCAGCCACCATTGCTGTCTCCAGTTGGATCTTTCCTGTCGCACATTTCGGTCTACCAATTTTTGTCTCAATCGGACAGAAGATTTCAACAAAAGCGCCACCCAGCGCTGATATAGTGGAGTCACTATACGGCACCCGCGATATGCCATATCTGTCACAGTTCTACAATCtggctttctttttcacaAGCATGTTGCATATCATCGTCGGTAGTCGGATATTCGCATATGCGTGGAACGCTACAGCCCTCAAGGAAATGACATATTCGGCCGGAGTACAGCCAGCATGCCTTGCCACTACGATTATGATATGGTGTGTCTTTACAGCGTGGGACTTGCGTCGGACAAACGCCATCCAGACTCCGATTTTTATTGTTATACCTTCTCTGCTCTTGGGAAGCGTGTGCTTTGGTCCTGCGGCCGTGTTGATTGGGGTGTGGAAGTGGCGCGAGATTGCACTTGAGCGGACTCGGAAAAGGTAG